From Mus musculus strain C57BL/6J chromosome 8, GRCm38.p6 C57BL/6J, a single genomic window includes:
- the Klhl26 gene encoding kelch-like protein 26 isoform 3 (isoform 3 is encoded by transcript variant 3) — MAESGGSSGSSQSPERPSRAMFTGGMREANQAVIQLQGVSARGLRHIIDFAYSAEVTLDLDCVQDVLGAAVFLQMLPVVELCEDFLKAAMSVETCLHIGQMATTFSLTSLRESVDAFTFRHFLQIAAEEDFLRLPLERLVFFLQSNRLQSCAEIDLFRAAVRWLQHDPARRARASLVLRHVRFPLMQPAELVDSVQTLDVMLDDALCRQYLLEAFSYHVLPCRQHDMQSPRTAVRSDVASLVAFGGTPYTDSDRAVSSKVFQLPEPGARHFRELTEMELGCSHAGVAVLDNFVYVAGGQHLQHRSGEGAVDACYRYDPQRNRWLRLRALRESRVQFQLTALGGLLYATGGRNRAGSLASVERYCPRRDSWDFACPLKRRTWGHAGAAAAGRLYISGGYGVSAEDKKALQCYDPAADRWEPRAPMREPRVLHAMLGAAGRIYALGGRMDHVDRCFDVLAVEYYVPDADQWTSVTPMRAGQSEAGCCLLERKIYIVGGYNWRLNNVTGIVQVYNTETDEWERDLHFPESFAGIACAAVLLPRSGHGR; from the coding sequence GGCCATGTTCACTGGCGGCATGCGTGAGGCCAACCAGGCTGTCATCCAGCTGCAGGGTGTGTCTGCACGTGGCCTGCGTCACATCATCGATTTTGCCTACAGTGCTGAGGTGACACTGGACCTAGACTGTGTGCAGGACGTGCTGGGTGCTGCCGTGTTTCTGCAGATGCTGCCGGTGGTGGAGCTGTGCGAGGACTTCCTGAAAGCTGCCATGAGCGTAGAGACGTGCCTGCACATTGGCCAGATGGCTACCACCTTCAGCCTGACATCACTGCGTGAGTCAGTAGATGCCTTCACATTCCGCCACTTCCTGCAGATAGCAGCAGAAGAGGACTTTCTGCGCCTGCCACTCGAGCGCCTTGTCTTCTTTCTGCAGAGCAACCGGCTGCAGAGCTGCGCCGAGATTGACCTGTTCCGCGCTGCTGTGCGCTGGCTGCAGCATGATCCTGCCCGCCGCGCCCGTGCCAGCCTTGTGCTACGCCACGTGCGCTTCCCGCTCATGCAACCTGCTGAACTGGTGGACAGCGTGCAGACACTCGACGTCATGCTCGACGATGCCCTGTGTCGCCAGTACCTGCTGGAGGCCTTCAGCTACCACGTGCTGCCCTGCCGCCAGCATGACATGCAGTCGCCTCGCACTGCTGTGCGCTCTGATGTAGCGTCCCTGGTGGCCTTCGGGGGCACACCTTATACCGACAGCGACCGAGCTGTCAGCAGCAAGGTGTTCCAGTTACCTGAGCCAGGAGCACGCCACTTCCGCGAGCTCACGGAGATGGAACTGGGCTGTAGCCACGCGGGCGTGGCTGTGCTGGATAACTTCGTGTACGTGGCAGGCGGCCAGCATCTGCAGCACCGCAGTGGCGAAGGCGCTGTGGACGCCTGCTACCGCTATGATCCACAGCGCAATCGCTGGCTGCGGCTGCGAGCACTGCGTGAGAGCCGCGTGCAGTTCCAGCTCACTGCACTGGGAGGGCTGTTGTATGCCACCGGTGGCCGAAATCGCGCGGGCAGCCTGGCGTCTGTGGAGCGCTACTGCCCACGCCGTGACAGCTGGGATTTTGCCTGCCCACTCAAGCGCCGTACCTGGGGCCATGCGGGTGCCGCAGCTGCTGGTCGCCTCTACATCTCAGGTGGTTATGGCGTCTCAGCGGAGGACAAGAAGGCGCTGCAGTGCTATGATCCAGCAGCCGACCGCTGGGAGCCCAGGGCGCCCATGCGTGAGCCCCGCGTGCTGCACGCAATGTTGGGCGCTGCTGGCCGCATCTATGCCCTAGGTGGCCGCATGGACCACGTGGACCGCTGCTTCGATGTGCTGGCTGTGGAGTACTACGTGCCGGATGCCGACCAGTGGACCAGTGTGACACCCATGCGAGCTGGTCAGTCGGAAGCTGGCTGCTGTCTACTAGAGAGGAAGATCTACATCGTGGGTGGCTACAACTGGAGGCTGAACAATGTCACAGGCATCGTTCAGGTGTACAACACTGAGACGGATGAGTGGGAGAGAGACCTGCACTTCCCCGAGTCCTTTGCAGGCATTGCCTGTGCTGCTGTCCTGCTGCCCCGCTCAGGCCATGGGAGGTAG
- the Klhl26 gene encoding kelch-like protein 26 isoform 2 (isoform 2 is encoded by transcript variant 2): MAESGGSSGSSQSPERPSSLADRNGALKCTFSAAGHSTGLLQGLAALRAQGQLLDVVLTVNSEAFHAHKVVLAACSDYFRAMFTGGMREANQAVIQLQGVSARGLRHIIDFAYSAEVTLDLDCVQDVLGAAVFLQMLPVVELCEDFLKAAMSVETCLHIGQMATTFSLTSLRESVDAFTFRHFLQIAAEEDFLRLPLERLVFFLQSNRLQSCAEIDLFRAAVRWLQHDPARRARASLVLRHVRFPLMQPAELVDSVQTLDVMLDDALCRQYLLEAFSYHVLPCRQHDMQSPRTAVRSDVASLVAFGGTPYTDSDRAVSSKVFQLPEPGARHFRELTEMELGCSHAGVAVLDNFVYVAGGQHLQHRSGEGAVDACYRYDPQRNRWLRLRALRESRVQFQLTALGGLLYATGGRNRAGSLASVERYCPRRDSWDFACPLKRRTWGHAGAAAAGRLYISGGYGVSAEDKKALQCYDPAADRWEPRAPMREPRVLHAMLGAAGRIYALGGRMDHVDRCFDVLAVEYYVPDADQWTSVTPMRAGQSEAGCCLLERKIYIVGGYNWRLNNVTGIVQVYNTETDEWERDLHFPESFAGIACAAVLLPRSGHGR, encoded by the exons CTTGGCCGACAGGAATGGGGCACTTAAGTGCACCTTCTCTGCAGCTGGCCACAGCACTGGCCTCCTGCAGGGCCTGGCTGCCCTCCGTGCACAGGGCCAGCTGCTCGATGTGGTCCTCACTGTCAACAGTGAAGCCTTTCATGCGCACAAGGTGGTCTTGGCAGCCTGCAGTGACTACTTTAG GGCCATGTTCACTGGCGGCATGCGTGAGGCCAACCAGGCTGTCATCCAGCTGCAGGGTGTGTCTGCACGTGGCCTGCGTCACATCATCGATTTTGCCTACAGTGCTGAGGTGACACTGGACCTAGACTGTGTGCAGGACGTGCTGGGTGCTGCCGTGTTTCTGCAGATGCTGCCGGTGGTGGAGCTGTGCGAGGACTTCCTGAAAGCTGCCATGAGCGTAGAGACGTGCCTGCACATTGGCCAGATGGCTACCACCTTCAGCCTGACATCACTGCGTGAGTCAGTAGATGCCTTCACATTCCGCCACTTCCTGCAGATAGCAGCAGAAGAGGACTTTCTGCGCCTGCCACTCGAGCGCCTTGTCTTCTTTCTGCAGAGCAACCGGCTGCAGAGCTGCGCCGAGATTGACCTGTTCCGCGCTGCTGTGCGCTGGCTGCAGCATGATCCTGCCCGCCGCGCCCGTGCCAGCCTTGTGCTACGCCACGTGCGCTTCCCGCTCATGCAACCTGCTGAACTGGTGGACAGCGTGCAGACACTCGACGTCATGCTCGACGATGCCCTGTGTCGCCAGTACCTGCTGGAGGCCTTCAGCTACCACGTGCTGCCCTGCCGCCAGCATGACATGCAGTCGCCTCGCACTGCTGTGCGCTCTGATGTAGCGTCCCTGGTGGCCTTCGGGGGCACACCTTATACCGACAGCGACCGAGCTGTCAGCAGCAAGGTGTTCCAGTTACCTGAGCCAGGAGCACGCCACTTCCGCGAGCTCACGGAGATGGAACTGGGCTGTAGCCACGCGGGCGTGGCTGTGCTGGATAACTTCGTGTACGTGGCAGGCGGCCAGCATCTGCAGCACCGCAGTGGCGAAGGCGCTGTGGACGCCTGCTACCGCTATGATCCACAGCGCAATCGCTGGCTGCGGCTGCGAGCACTGCGTGAGAGCCGCGTGCAGTTCCAGCTCACTGCACTGGGAGGGCTGTTGTATGCCACCGGTGGCCGAAATCGCGCGGGCAGCCTGGCGTCTGTGGAGCGCTACTGCCCACGCCGTGACAGCTGGGATTTTGCCTGCCCACTCAAGCGCCGTACCTGGGGCCATGCGGGTGCCGCAGCTGCTGGTCGCCTCTACATCTCAGGTGGTTATGGCGTCTCAGCGGAGGACAAGAAGGCGCTGCAGTGCTATGATCCAGCAGCCGACCGCTGGGAGCCCAGGGCGCCCATGCGTGAGCCCCGCGTGCTGCACGCAATGTTGGGCGCTGCTGGCCGCATCTATGCCCTAGGTGGCCGCATGGACCACGTGGACCGCTGCTTCGATGTGCTGGCTGTGGAGTACTACGTGCCGGATGCCGACCAGTGGACCAGTGTGACACCCATGCGAGCTGGTCAGTCGGAAGCTGGCTGCTGTCTACTAGAGAGGAAGATCTACATCGTGGGTGGCTACAACTGGAGGCTGAACAATGTCACAGGCATCGTTCAGGTGTACAACACTGAGACGGATGAGTGGGAGAGAGACCTGCACTTCCCCGAGTCCTTTGCAGGCATTGCCTGTGCTGCTGTCCTGCTGCCCCGCTCAGGCCATGGGAGGTAG
- the Klhl26 gene encoding kelch-like protein 26 isoform 4 (isoform 4 is encoded by transcript variant 4): protein MFTGGMREANQAVIQLQGVSARGLRHIIDFAYSAEVTLDLDCVQDVLGAAVFLQMLPVVELCEDFLKAAMSVETCLHIGQMATTFSLTSLRESVDAFTFRHFLQIAAEEDFLRLPLERLVFFLQSNRLQSCAEIDLFRAAVRWLQHDPARRARASLVLRHVRFPLMQPAELVDSVQTLDVMLDDALCRQYLLEAFSYHVLPCRQHDMQSPRTAVRSDVASLVAFGGTPYTDSDRAVSSKVFQLPEPGARHFRELTEMELGCSHAGVAVLDNFVYVAGGQHLQHRSGEGAVDACYRYDPQRNRWLRLRALRESRVQFQLTALGGLLYATGGRNRAGSLASVERYCPRRDSWDFACPLKRRTWGHAGAAAAGRLYISGGYGVSAEDKKALQCYDPAADRWEPRAPMREPRVLHAMLGAAGRIYALGGRMDHVDRCFDVLAVEYYVPDADQWTSVTPMRAGQSEAGCCLLERKIYIVGGYNWRLNNVTGIVQVYNTETDEWERDLHFPESFAGIACAAVLLPRSGHGR from the coding sequence ATGTTCACTGGCGGCATGCGTGAGGCCAACCAGGCTGTCATCCAGCTGCAGGGTGTGTCTGCACGTGGCCTGCGTCACATCATCGATTTTGCCTACAGTGCTGAGGTGACACTGGACCTAGACTGTGTGCAGGACGTGCTGGGTGCTGCCGTGTTTCTGCAGATGCTGCCGGTGGTGGAGCTGTGCGAGGACTTCCTGAAAGCTGCCATGAGCGTAGAGACGTGCCTGCACATTGGCCAGATGGCTACCACCTTCAGCCTGACATCACTGCGTGAGTCAGTAGATGCCTTCACATTCCGCCACTTCCTGCAGATAGCAGCAGAAGAGGACTTTCTGCGCCTGCCACTCGAGCGCCTTGTCTTCTTTCTGCAGAGCAACCGGCTGCAGAGCTGCGCCGAGATTGACCTGTTCCGCGCTGCTGTGCGCTGGCTGCAGCATGATCCTGCCCGCCGCGCCCGTGCCAGCCTTGTGCTACGCCACGTGCGCTTCCCGCTCATGCAACCTGCTGAACTGGTGGACAGCGTGCAGACACTCGACGTCATGCTCGACGATGCCCTGTGTCGCCAGTACCTGCTGGAGGCCTTCAGCTACCACGTGCTGCCCTGCCGCCAGCATGACATGCAGTCGCCTCGCACTGCTGTGCGCTCTGATGTAGCGTCCCTGGTGGCCTTCGGGGGCACACCTTATACCGACAGCGACCGAGCTGTCAGCAGCAAGGTGTTCCAGTTACCTGAGCCAGGAGCACGCCACTTCCGCGAGCTCACGGAGATGGAACTGGGCTGTAGCCACGCGGGCGTGGCTGTGCTGGATAACTTCGTGTACGTGGCAGGCGGCCAGCATCTGCAGCACCGCAGTGGCGAAGGCGCTGTGGACGCCTGCTACCGCTATGATCCACAGCGCAATCGCTGGCTGCGGCTGCGAGCACTGCGTGAGAGCCGCGTGCAGTTCCAGCTCACTGCACTGGGAGGGCTGTTGTATGCCACCGGTGGCCGAAATCGCGCGGGCAGCCTGGCGTCTGTGGAGCGCTACTGCCCACGCCGTGACAGCTGGGATTTTGCCTGCCCACTCAAGCGCCGTACCTGGGGCCATGCGGGTGCCGCAGCTGCTGGTCGCCTCTACATCTCAGGTGGTTATGGCGTCTCAGCGGAGGACAAGAAGGCGCTGCAGTGCTATGATCCAGCAGCCGACCGCTGGGAGCCCAGGGCGCCCATGCGTGAGCCCCGCGTGCTGCACGCAATGTTGGGCGCTGCTGGCCGCATCTATGCCCTAGGTGGCCGCATGGACCACGTGGACCGCTGCTTCGATGTGCTGGCTGTGGAGTACTACGTGCCGGATGCCGACCAGTGGACCAGTGTGACACCCATGCGAGCTGGTCAGTCGGAAGCTGGCTGCTGTCTACTAGAGAGGAAGATCTACATCGTGGGTGGCTACAACTGGAGGCTGAACAATGTCACAGGCATCGTTCAGGTGTACAACACTGAGACGGATGAGTGGGAGAGAGACCTGCACTTCCCCGAGTCCTTTGCAGGCATTGCCTGTGCTGCTGTCCTGCTGCCCCGCTCAGGCCATGGGAGGTAG
- the Klhl26 gene encoding kelch-like protein 26 isoform X2, whose product MQPAELVDSVQTLDVMLDDALCRQYLLEAFSYHVLPCRQHDMQSPRTAVRSDVASLVAFGGTPYTDSDRAVSSKVFQLPEPGARHFRELTEMELGCSHAGVAVLDNFVYVAGGQHLQHRSGEGAVDACYRYDPQRNRWLRLRALRESRVQFQLTALGGLLYATGGRNRAGSLASVERYCPRRDSWDFACPLKRRTWGHAGAAAAGRLYISGGYGVSAEDKKALQCYDPAADRWEPRAPMREPRVLHAMLGAAGRIYALGGRMDHVDRCFDVLAVEYYVPDADQWTSVTPMRAGQSEAGCCLLERKIYIVGGYNWRLNNVTGIVQVYNTETDEWERDLHFPESFAGIACAAVLLPRSGHGR is encoded by the coding sequence ATGCAACCTGCTGAACTGGTGGACAGCGTGCAGACACTCGACGTCATGCTCGACGATGCCCTGTGTCGCCAGTACCTGCTGGAGGCCTTCAGCTACCACGTGCTGCCCTGCCGCCAGCATGACATGCAGTCGCCTCGCACTGCTGTGCGCTCTGATGTAGCGTCCCTGGTGGCCTTCGGGGGCACACCTTATACCGACAGCGACCGAGCTGTCAGCAGCAAGGTGTTCCAGTTACCTGAGCCAGGAGCACGCCACTTCCGCGAGCTCACGGAGATGGAACTGGGCTGTAGCCACGCGGGCGTGGCTGTGCTGGATAACTTCGTGTACGTGGCAGGCGGCCAGCATCTGCAGCACCGCAGTGGCGAAGGCGCTGTGGACGCCTGCTACCGCTATGATCCACAGCGCAATCGCTGGCTGCGGCTGCGAGCACTGCGTGAGAGCCGCGTGCAGTTCCAGCTCACTGCACTGGGAGGGCTGTTGTATGCCACCGGTGGCCGAAATCGCGCGGGCAGCCTGGCGTCTGTGGAGCGCTACTGCCCACGCCGTGACAGCTGGGATTTTGCCTGCCCACTCAAGCGCCGTACCTGGGGCCATGCGGGTGCCGCAGCTGCTGGTCGCCTCTACATCTCAGGTGGTTATGGCGTCTCAGCGGAGGACAAGAAGGCGCTGCAGTGCTATGATCCAGCAGCCGACCGCTGGGAGCCCAGGGCGCCCATGCGTGAGCCCCGCGTGCTGCACGCAATGTTGGGCGCTGCTGGCCGCATCTATGCCCTAGGTGGCCGCATGGACCACGTGGACCGCTGCTTCGATGTGCTGGCTGTGGAGTACTACGTGCCGGATGCCGACCAGTGGACCAGTGTGACACCCATGCGAGCTGGTCAGTCGGAAGCTGGCTGCTGTCTACTAGAGAGGAAGATCTACATCGTGGGTGGCTACAACTGGAGGCTGAACAATGTCACAGGCATCGTTCAGGTGTACAACACTGAGACGGATGAGTGGGAGAGAGACCTGCACTTCCCCGAGTCCTTTGCAGGCATTGCCTGTGCTGCTGTCCTGCTGCCCCGCTCAGGCCATGGGAGGTAG